In Serratia marcescens subsp. marcescens ATCC 13880, a single genomic region encodes these proteins:
- a CDS encoding head completion/stabilization protein, whose product MSTVVIQRPRPDAPAPRPEDEPIVKNVFFWPDIDPADVRDVMRIEGTITAPRLRLAIKSAIAEVNAELFTFRRDQMADGYQRLEDVPGEQLDGESVRVSEYRNAVSAMTMATLSEQYRSFDTTATGGRKADVVEASIGELWRNARNAISNVAERSHCIIGLL is encoded by the coding sequence ATGAGCACCGTTGTGATCCAACGGCCACGCCCGGACGCGCCAGCACCGCGCCCGGAGGATGAGCCGATCGTTAAAAACGTCTTTTTCTGGCCGGACATTGACCCGGCGGACGTGCGCGACGTGATGCGCATTGAAGGCACCATCACCGCCCCGCGCCTGCGGCTGGCAATTAAAAGCGCGATCGCGGAGGTCAACGCCGAGCTGTTCACTTTCCGCCGCGACCAGATGGCCGACGGCTATCAGCGGCTTGAGGATGTGCCGGGCGAACAGCTCGACGGCGAAAGCGTGCGGGTGAGCGAATACCGCAACGCCGTTAGCGCGATGACCATGGCGACGCTCTCGGAGCAATACCGCAGTTTTGACACCACCGCCACCGGCGGCCGCAAGGCTGATGTGGTCGAAGCCTCGATCGGCGAGCTGTGGCGCAACGCCCGCAACGCGATCAGTAACGTGGCCGAGCGTAGCCACTGCATCATCGGGCTGCTCTGA
- a CDS encoding tail protein X translates to MRVYALQGDTVDAICWRYYGRTQGVVEQVYSLNEGLAAAGAILPHGHPVELPDVTAAPQRETVNLWD, encoded by the coding sequence ATGAGAGTCTACGCCCTGCAGGGCGACACCGTTGACGCGATTTGTTGGCGCTACTACGGGCGCACGCAGGGCGTGGTTGAGCAGGTCTATTCGCTAAATGAAGGGCTGGCCGCTGCCGGGGCGATTTTGCCCCACGGCCACCCGGTCGAGCTGCCGGACGTGACCGCCGCGCCGCAGCGTGAAACCGTCAATTTATGGGATTAG
- a CDS encoding HP1 family phage holin, protein MEKITSWVAYTVAAFLAWIGRYSPQDIAFMVGAAVGVGTFLVNWYYRRKSYQLLNKLGVSRRVYDELNR, encoded by the coding sequence ATGGAGAAAATTACGTCGTGGGTGGCCTATACCGTAGCGGCCTTTCTCGCTTGGATTGGCCGATACAGTCCGCAGGACATCGCCTTTATGGTCGGCGCCGCCGTGGGCGTCGGCACGTTCCTCGTTAACTGGTACTACCGCCGCAAAAGCTACCAGCTGTTGAACAAATTGGGCGTCAGCCGGAGGGTTTACGATGAACTCAATCGCTAA
- a CDS encoding terminase endonuclease subunit, whose product MTSPARRHLMRQSAVEAAQRENDPLRHANGYERMMLKLNEDKRKLKQVRSQERKAELKRQLLPDYAPWVAGVLAEGRGAQDAILMTVMIWRLDAGDIPGALDIARYALRYQLVPPGNFARSTPYLIAEDVAESATRAFEAGEPVNIDHLTQTMELTDAEDMPDQVRAKLHKITGYVLRAAGRAELALNHLKRALQLHNGCGVKKDIERLERAIRTAASR is encoded by the coding sequence ATGACCAGCCCTGCCCGCCGTCACCTTATGCGCCAGTCAGCGGTCGAGGCCGCGCAGCGGGAGAATGACCCGCTGCGCCACGCCAACGGCTATGAACGGATGATGCTTAAACTCAATGAAGATAAGCGAAAGCTCAAACAGGTGCGCTCACAAGAGCGTAAGGCCGAACTCAAGCGCCAACTGCTGCCGGACTATGCCCCCTGGGTTGCCGGTGTGCTGGCCGAAGGTCGCGGCGCGCAGGACGCCATTCTGATGACGGTCATGATCTGGCGTCTGGATGCCGGGGACATTCCCGGCGCGCTGGACATCGCCCGCTATGCGCTGCGCTACCAGTTGGTGCCGCCGGGCAATTTCGCGCGCTCCACGCCATACCTCATCGCAGAAGACGTCGCCGAGTCTGCCACCCGCGCCTTTGAGGCCGGGGAGCCGGTCAACATTGACCACCTCACGCAGACGATGGAACTCACCGACGCAGAAGACATGCCCGACCAAGTGCGCGCCAAGTTGCACAAAATCACCGGGTACGTCTTGCGCGCGGCGGGCAGGGCTGAACTGGCATTGAACCACCTTAAGCGTGCGCTGCAGTTGCATAACGGCTGCGGCGTGAAAAAAGACATTGAACGGCTGGAGCGGGCAATACGCACCGCCGCCAGCCGCTGA